The bacterium DNA window GCCGTGCTTTTCGCCGAGCGCCAACGCGCGGTCCCAGCCCTCGCGCGCGGCCTTGAGCAGATAGTCCGGGCACTCGTCCGCGTCGATCGCGACGGGTTTGATCGACAGGTTTTCGTAGTCGTCATCCGGCGCGGCGTGCGCGGCGCGGCGATGATTGCGGATGACGCGCAGCATCGTCTCGACGTTTTCCTCGTGCTTCGGGAACGGCCCGAGCTCGCCCGCAAGTTCCGCGCTCGTCGCGTACGATTCGCTCGTCATGATCGCGGTGATCGCGCCGCAGATCGAACGGCCGCGGTCGGAGTCGTAGGGCAGGCCCATGCGCATGAGCAGATTGCCGAGGTTCGCGTAGCCGAGGCCGAGCGTGCGGTACTGGTAGCTCTTGCGCGCGATCTCTTGCGAAGGGAACGAGGCCATGAGCACGCTGATCTCGAGCACCGTGGTCCACAGGCGGCAGGCGTGGCGGAAGCCCTCGACATCGAAGGTGCCGTCGTCGTTCAGGAACTTGATGAGGTTGATGCTCGCGAGGTTGCAGGCGGTGTCGTCCAGGAACATGTATTCGGAGCAGGGGTTGCTCGCGCGGATCGGTCCGCCCGCCGGGCAGGTGTGCCATTCGTTGATCGTCGTGTCGTACTGCGTGCCGGGGTCGGCGCTCGCCCACGCCGCCGCGCCGATGCGGTCCCACATCTCGCGCGCGGGCAACTCGCGGGCGACGTCGCCGCCCTGGCGCCAGGTGAGCTTCCACGTGCCGTTTTTCTCGAGCGTGTCGAAAAACTCGTTCGGAATGCGGATGGAGTTGTTCGCGTTCTGGCCGGAGACGGTCTGGTACGCCTCGTTGTTCCAATCCACGTCGTATTCATGCAGCACGACGTGCGTGTAACCCTGGCGCGCGTAGCCGAGGATGCGCTGGATGAAGGTCTCGGGGATCATCACCTCGCGCGCGTCGATGATGGCGGCCGCGAGGGCGGCGTTCTTTTTCGGATCGCACTCGGGCTTTTCGCCGTCGGCCTTCTTCGCGCACGCCTGCAGGATGGCGTTCATCTTGCGTTTGATGAGCTTGCTGCCGGCGACAAGCGCGGCGACCTTCTCTTCCTCTTTCACCTTCCACTCGACGAATTCCATGATGTCGGGGTGATCGAGGTTAAGGCAGACCATCTTCGCCGCGCGGCGCGTGGTGCCGCCGGATTTGATGGCGCCGGCCGCGCGATCGCCGATCTTCAGGAAGGACATCAGGCCCGAGCTCTTGCCGCCGCCGGCCAGCCGCTCGCCCTCGGCGCGCAGCGACGAGAAATTCGATCCCGTGCCGGAGCCGTATTTGAAAAGGCGTGCCTCTCGCGTCCACAGGTCCATGATGCCGCCCTCGTTGACGAGGTCGTCGGCGACGGACTGGATGAAACAGGCGTGCGGCTGTGGGCGTTCGTAGGCGTTCTTGGAGCGCTCGACCTGGCCGCTTTCGGGGTTGAAAAAATAGTGCCCCTGCGCGCGGCCGGTGATGCCGTAGGCGTGGTAGAGGCCGGTGTTGAACCACTGCGGCGAGTTCGGCGCGGCGACCTGCGCGCACAGCATGTACGCGAGCTCGTCGCGGAACGCCTTGGCGTCGGTCGGCGTGTCGAAGTAGCCGTTGCGCCGGCCCCAGTCGGCCCAGGTGTCGGCCAGTCGATCGAAAACCTGTCGCCCGTCGTGCTCGGAGCCGGTCTTCTGCTTGCCGGACTCGTCGACGACCGGCTGGCCCTCGTCGTCAAACTGGGGCACGTCCGTGCGGCGGAAATATTTCTGCGCCAGGATGTCGGTCGCCACCTGCGACCACGAATCCGGCACGACGACGTTCGAATTGCGATGAACGACGCTGCCGTCGGGGTTCGTGATTTCGCTGACCCGTCGCACGAAGTTGAAACCGGCGTACGGGCTTTGCCCCTTCTTTGTAAATCGGCGTGGAATCTTCACCGTCTGCCTCCACGTGAACGCGAATGATTGTCCCACATTTTCGTCAATCCGGCACGCGCCGCGAACCGTTGACGGGCGACCCGCCGAAACGTGGCCGCTACCACAGTTTGTTGGTGCCTGCTGATTGAGGCACCACATATAGTAGCTTCCCGATCGTCTGACAAGCCCTGCGC harbors:
- a CDS encoding vitamin B12-dependent ribonucleotide reductase, with product MKIPRRFTKKGQSPYAGFNFVRRVSEITNPDGSVVHRNSNVVVPDSWSQVATDILAQKYFRRTDVPQFDDEGQPVVDESGKQKTGSEHDGRQVFDRLADTWADWGRRNGYFDTPTDAKAFRDELAYMLCAQVAAPNSPQWFNTGLYHAYGITGRAQGHYFFNPESGQVERSKNAYERPQPHACFIQSVADDLVNEGGIMDLWTREARLFKYGSGTGSNFSSLRAEGERLAGGGKSSGLMSFLKIGDRAAGAIKSGGTTRRAAKMVCLNLDHPDIMEFVEWKVKEEEKVAALVAGSKLIKRKMNAILQACAKKADGEKPECDPKKNAALAAAIIDAREVMIPETFIQRILGYARQGYTHVVLHEYDVDWNNEAYQTVSGQNANNSIRIPNEFFDTLEKNGTWKLTWRQGGDVARELPAREMWDRIGAAAWASADPGTQYDTTINEWHTCPAGGPIRASNPCSEYMFLDDTACNLASINLIKFLNDDGTFDVEGFRHACRLWTTVLEISVLMASFPSQEIARKSYQYRTLGLGYANLGNLLMRMGLPYDSDRGRSICGAITAIMTSESYATSAELAGELGPFPKHEENVETMLRVIRNHRRAAHAAPDDDYENLSIKPVAIDADECPDYLLKAAREGWDRALALGEKHGYRNAQTTVIAPTGTIGLVMDCDTTGVEPDYSLVKFKKLAGGGYFKIINRSVPLALKRLGYSDVEIDAIIAYAVGRQTLAGAPHLNHDALRARGFTPEIIEKIEKALPNAFTVEAAFSTWVLGKDFLTGTLGISDETVDRMDFRLLPSLGYTEDQIRAAEDYVCGTMTLEGAPFLKDEDLPVFDCANRCGRIGKRYIAIDGHLKMMAAAQPFISGAISKTVNMPAFSSVGDVQDTYLKGWRMMLKGVALYRDGSKLSQPLSSLSVEEVEAVTSLDVAKTAEKLAERVVLKYVSGRRKLPERRGGYTQKASIGGHKIYLRTGEYEDGTLGEIFLDMHKEGAAFRSLMNCFAIAISLGLQHGVPLDEFVDAFVFTRFEPNGMVDGHKRIKMTTSIIDYVFRELAISYMDRSDLAHIPDDGVEDPTSEKLYEEGWSRGGHTPGETSVVVARGETAEPSTRVANAPRLRSVTSETEGAKGEAKVGEANVIGNLAALPAAARASAGARPNVALQIKQARQKGFTGDPCEECGQFTMVRNGTCLKCVTCGSTSGCS